Proteins co-encoded in one Zonotrichia albicollis isolate bZonAlb1 chromosome 30, bZonAlb1.hap1, whole genome shotgun sequence genomic window:
- the LOC141725531 gene encoding dnaJ homolog subfamily A member 1-like isoform X1, protein MVKETGYYDLLGVRPGASLDEIKRAYRRLALRYHPDKNPSEGERVRAAPPAPPRAPHAQLTPLCPPQFKQISQAYEVLSDAHKRALYDRGGERAMKEGGLGGRGGGGGFGSPMDIFDLFFGGGVRMRGRADRRGKTVVHQLSVSLEDLYNGSTRKLSLQKNIICRKCGGCGVREGAQRRCPKCHGSGMEVRIHQLGPSMIQQIQTVCSQCQGQGEWIRPRDCCLTCNGRKVVREKKILSVHLDKGMKDGQKITFHEEGDQVPGLEPGDIIIVLDQKEHPVFRRSGDDLIVRREISLADALCGCRQVIHTLDNRTLLVSSPPGDVIRPGDLKCIPNEGMPVYRSPFQKGKLILQFEVKFPEPGWLPTDRLRQLQGFFPPQEEVMATEDTEEVELSDYTAHSGPGRRPYTGEAYHEDDFEDGMRQHVQCQTS, encoded by the exons ATGGTGAAGGAGACGGGTTACTACGACCTGCTGGGCGTGCGGCCGGGCGCCAGCCTGGACGAGATCAAGCGGGCATACCGGCGCCTGGCACTGCGCTACCACCCCGACAAGAACCCCAGCGAGGGCGAGCGGGTACGTGCggcccccccggcccctccccgAGCCCCCCATGCCCAGCTGacccctctgtgccctccccaGTTCAAGCAGATCTCGCAGGCCTACGAGGTGCTGTCGGACGCCCACAAACGGGCGCTGTACGACCGCGGAGGAGAGCGAGCCATGAAGGAGGGAGGCCTGGGGGGCCGCGGGGGAGGCGGCGGCTTCGGCTCCCCCATGGACATCTTCGACCTCTTCTTTGGAGGGGGAGTGAGGATGCGAGGCCGGGCGGACAGGAGAG GGAAGACAGTGGTGCACCAGCTCTCTGTATCACTCGAGGATCTGTACAACGGCTCCACAcggaagctgtccctgcagaaAAACATCATCTGCCGCAAGTGTGGAG gctgcggGGTGCGGGAGGGCGCCCAGAGGAGGTGCCCCAAGTGCCACGGCTCGGGCATGGAGGTTCGCATCCACCAGCTGGGGCCCAGCATGATCCAGCAGATCCAGACCGTGTGCTCGCAGTGCCAGGGCCAGGGCGAGTGGATCCGGCCCCGCGACTGCTGCCTCACCTGCAACGGCCGCAAGGTGGTGCGGGAGAAGAAAATCCTCAGCGTGCACCTGGATAAAG GCATGAAGGACGGGCAGAAAATCACCTTCCACGAGGAAGGGGACCAGGTGCCCGGCCTGGAGCCCGGGGACATCATCATCGTGCTGGATCAGAAGGAACATCCTGTTTTCCGGCGCAGCGGTGATGACCTGATTGTCAGGAGGGAGATCAGCCTGGCAGACGCCCTGTGTGGGTGCAGGCAGGTGATCCACACCCTGGACAACCGCACCCTGCTCGTGTCCTCCCCGCCAG GTGATGTGATCCGACCTGGGGACCTGAAGTGCATCCCCAACGAGGGCATGCCTGTCTACAGGAGCCCCTTCCAGAAAGGAAAACTCATCCTGCAGTTCGAG GTGAAGTTCCCCGAGCCGGGCTGGCTCCCCACGGACCGCCTgcggcagctgcagggcttctTCCCGCCGCAGGAGGAGGTGATGGCCACGGAGGACACGGAGGAGGTGGAGCTCAGCGATTACACGGCTCAcagcgggccgggccggcggccCTACACGGGGGAAGCTTATCACGAGGATGATTTCGAGGATGGGATGAGGCAGCATGTGCAGTGCCAGACCTCATAG
- the LOC141725531 gene encoding dnaJ homolog subfamily A member 1-like isoform X2 yields MVKETGYYDLLGVRPGASLDEIKRAYRRLALRYHPDKNPSEGERFKQISQAYEVLSDAHKRALYDRGGERAMKEGGLGGRGGGGGFGSPMDIFDLFFGGGVRMRGRADRRGKTVVHQLSVSLEDLYNGSTRKLSLQKNIICRKCGGCGVREGAQRRCPKCHGSGMEVRIHQLGPSMIQQIQTVCSQCQGQGEWIRPRDCCLTCNGRKVVREKKILSVHLDKGMKDGQKITFHEEGDQVPGLEPGDIIIVLDQKEHPVFRRSGDDLIVRREISLADALCGCRQVIHTLDNRTLLVSSPPGDVIRPGDLKCIPNEGMPVYRSPFQKGKLILQFEVKFPEPGWLPTDRLRQLQGFFPPQEEVMATEDTEEVELSDYTAHSGPGRRPYTGEAYHEDDFEDGMRQHVQCQTS; encoded by the exons ATGGTGAAGGAGACGGGTTACTACGACCTGCTGGGCGTGCGGCCGGGCGCCAGCCTGGACGAGATCAAGCGGGCATACCGGCGCCTGGCACTGCGCTACCACCCCGACAAGAACCCCAGCGAGGGCGAGCGG TTCAAGCAGATCTCGCAGGCCTACGAGGTGCTGTCGGACGCCCACAAACGGGCGCTGTACGACCGCGGAGGAGAGCGAGCCATGAAGGAGGGAGGCCTGGGGGGCCGCGGGGGAGGCGGCGGCTTCGGCTCCCCCATGGACATCTTCGACCTCTTCTTTGGAGGGGGAGTGAGGATGCGAGGCCGGGCGGACAGGAGAG GGAAGACAGTGGTGCACCAGCTCTCTGTATCACTCGAGGATCTGTACAACGGCTCCACAcggaagctgtccctgcagaaAAACATCATCTGCCGCAAGTGTGGAG gctgcggGGTGCGGGAGGGCGCCCAGAGGAGGTGCCCCAAGTGCCACGGCTCGGGCATGGAGGTTCGCATCCACCAGCTGGGGCCCAGCATGATCCAGCAGATCCAGACCGTGTGCTCGCAGTGCCAGGGCCAGGGCGAGTGGATCCGGCCCCGCGACTGCTGCCTCACCTGCAACGGCCGCAAGGTGGTGCGGGAGAAGAAAATCCTCAGCGTGCACCTGGATAAAG GCATGAAGGACGGGCAGAAAATCACCTTCCACGAGGAAGGGGACCAGGTGCCCGGCCTGGAGCCCGGGGACATCATCATCGTGCTGGATCAGAAGGAACATCCTGTTTTCCGGCGCAGCGGTGATGACCTGATTGTCAGGAGGGAGATCAGCCTGGCAGACGCCCTGTGTGGGTGCAGGCAGGTGATCCACACCCTGGACAACCGCACCCTGCTCGTGTCCTCCCCGCCAG GTGATGTGATCCGACCTGGGGACCTGAAGTGCATCCCCAACGAGGGCATGCCTGTCTACAGGAGCCCCTTCCAGAAAGGAAAACTCATCCTGCAGTTCGAG GTGAAGTTCCCCGAGCCGGGCTGGCTCCCCACGGACCGCCTgcggcagctgcagggcttctTCCCGCCGCAGGAGGAGGTGATGGCCACGGAGGACACGGAGGAGGTGGAGCTCAGCGATTACACGGCTCAcagcgggccgggccggcggccCTACACGGGGGAAGCTTATCACGAGGATGATTTCGAGGATGGGATGAGGCAGCATGTGCAGTGCCAGACCTCATAG